GCTTTTATCGATAGCAACCTCTAACGTTGGCCCCTCAAAACACAATCATGTAAAAACCACGCAAATTTAAATGAGATGAAGCTATGGAAATTAGACCCCTCGCCGTCGTGATCGCCTTCAGCATGTTCTTTGGAGGCTGTGCCGGTAATATAGGGAATACAGGAGGAAAAGAGACGATTGGCACGGCCCTTGGTGCCGCAGGCGGAGGTCTTTTAGGAGCGCAGTTTGGTTCAGGAAGTGGACAATTAGCGGCTACTGCCGCGGGCACCCTATTGGGTGCCCTGGTTGGTAGCAAGATTGGTCGCACCATGGATGAAGTTGACCGAATGAAAGCCCGTCAAGCTATGGAGCATGCCTCCTACGCTCCCATTGGGGAAACGATTACCTGGAATAACCCACGTAGTGGGCACCGAGGTTCAGTCACACCGGTGCGGGATGGCGTTTCCTCCTCTGGCAATTATTGCCGAGAATTCCAGCAGACGGTTACTATTGATGGCAAGAGTGAACGGCTCTATGGAACAGCCTGCCAACAACCGGATGGAAGATGGAAATTGCTTTAATAAAAGTTGAAGCCGCCAAAAATAACGCCTCCTTGAAGTAAAATAATTTAACCTACTTTGATAGTTAAGGAAAAATTCTAAATTCCGTAGGGATCCCGCAAAATTATAGTTTGTTCTCGATCTGCTCCTGTTGAGATAATATCAATAGGAACGCCGGATAGCTCTTCTATCTTTTCAAGATAGAGACGGGCGGCTAACGGTAACTGCTCATATTCGGTTATTCCAACCGTCGATTCTTGCCAGCCCAATAATTCCATATAGATAGGCTTACAGCGAACAAGGGCGTCGCTATCAAGCGGCATTTCAGAACATTGTTCCTCATTATAATGATAGGCTACGCAGAGACATAAACGCTTTAGACCATCAAGTACATCCAGCTTAGTGATGCAAAGACTAGAAATGCTATTAATAATAGCGGCTCGCCGTAGCGCCACTAAATCCAACCAACCGCAACGCCGAGGGCGATGGGTAGTAGCGCCAAATTCCTGTCCCCGCTGAGCTAAATGAGCACCCGTATCATCCTCCAGCTCCGTAGGGAAAGGACCGTGACCAACCCGTGTCGCATAGGCCTTGGTGATTCCAACAACGCAGTCCAGATCGTGGGGTCCTACACCGCTTCCCGTGGCCGCACTGCCAGCAGTAGTATTGGAAGAAGTGACAAAAGGATAAGTACCGTGATCAATATCCAAAAAGGCCCCTTGAGCCCCTTCAAACAAAATATTCTTACCCTCTCGCCGAAGTTTTGCGAGCAACATTGGCACATCGGTAACTAAATGGCTAAATTTTGCCTTAAATTCTAAGGCTTGTTCTAGCACCTGCTCATAACTAACAACCTCAGCCTGATAATAGTCCCGTAGGATGAAATTATGATAGTCCATAATTTCGGCCAGATTGGCTGCAAATCTATTTTCATCGGATAAATCACCTACCCGCAGGGTGCGGCGCGCGACTTTATCTTCGTAAGCTGGGCCAATGCCGCGCCCAGTGGTCCCAATAGCCCTCTCACCACGAGCAGTTTCCCTGGCTTGATCAAGAGCAACATGGTACGGTAAAACAAGGGGACAGGCGGGGCTAATCTTCAAGCGTTCTTGGGCGGGCACACCCTCTTGCTCAAGCATCCTAATCTCTTCCATTAAAGCACTAGGAGAGAGCACAACTCCATTACCAATCACACATAATACGTTATTCCGCAATATACCAGAAGGAACAAGATGTAGAATGGTCTTCTTGCCTTTGATAACTAAGGTATGGCCCGCGTTGTGGCCACCCTGAAAACGGACTACTGCCCCAACCCGATCGGTTAGAAGATCGACTAGTTTTCCCTTGCCTTCATCGCCCCACTGGCAACCTACCACCACGACGTTTTTAGCCACGCCCCAACTTCCTTATTTCTATAATTTGCCATTGCTTTGCCTTCAACACTAATTCCCGATCACATCCCAATTCATCGTAATTACTAACGGTATCGGGAAACCCATAGACAACGCGCTCCCCCTGTTGGCGTAAGCGGGCTACCTCTCGTTCAAAACCGGGAGCCTCCGACCAAGGAGCAAAAATTCCTAAGCGGGTAGTCGTAGTACTACTACCAAGAGTCACTAATTCCTTTAAATCCATACTAAAACCCGTTGCCGGCTGGGCCCGGCCAAATACCTGCCCAATATCATCATAACGCCCCCCCTGCGCAACAGCCTGTCCACGACCAGGAATATAGGCAGCAAAAACAAGACCCGTATGGTAGCGATAACCTCTCAATTCACCTAAATCGAAATGCATAGGTACACGAGGTAAATATTTATCAGTCAGGGTCGCCACTTCCTTGAGGGTTGTTAACGCTTGCTCCACTCCGCTTCCTGCTAAAACCTGTTCCGCTTCGTCAAGCACCTCACGGCCCCCATTAAGACTCGTTAAGGCCATAAACATATGGCGAAGCTGTGGGCCCACATCTCTATTCCGCAGCATCGTATCAATCTCATCTCGAGCCTTACGCTGCAAAATATTAAACAAACCATATTCTTCCTCAGGCGACAAGTTCGCTTGCAATACAAGATCGCGGAATATTCCTACATGACCTAGATCTAAATGAACTTGTTTAACCCCTACGACGTCTAGCGCCTCTAAGGCTAACCGCAAGACTTCCAGATCGCTTTCGGTTCCGCTATGCCCGTAGAGCTCAGCTCCCACCTGGATTGGATTACGTGTCCCCCCCAGCCCCTGCGATAAGGTATGCAGCACACTGCCTATATAGCATAATCGGGTAACACCCTTTCGTTGAATACAATGGGCTGCTATTCGAGCCACTTGGGGGGTAATATCGGCGCGTACCCCCATTAATCGGCCTGTGAGTTGATCCGTAAGCTTAAAAGTCTGCAACTCTAAATCAGTCCCCACGCCCGTAAGAAGAGATTCTAAATACTCAATGAGAGGGGGCACTACCAGATCGTAACCCCAAGAATGGAAAAGATCGATGAGTACGCGTCGCGCACGCTCCATCTGTTCCGCCTCGATAGGCAAAAGCTCGCCCACTCCTTCAGGCAGGAGCCAACGTTCAGTTATCGGCATTACTAGTTAACTAGAATTTATGGCGAGAGAGAAGAACGGGGCGGCGGCGGATGCCTCGCTTCGCATCCGCACACGACTTAGAGCTCGCCCCTCTCTCATTCCGGTTCTGGTGTAGCAAGTCCGGAGTTAGATTCTGCTTCTTCAAGCCCTAGCTTAGGATTGAAAAAACGGAAAAATTCTCCCTTTGGTTCTAGCAATAACAGGCTCTCTTGAGAAAAAACCTTCTGATAAGCTGCTAGGCTACGATAAAGAGCATAAAATTCTGGGTCTTGGTCGAAAGTTTCCGCATAAATATCAGTTGCTATAGCGTCCCCCGCACCTCGAATATTTTCAGCCTCTTTTTGGGCGTTGGCCAAAATAATAGTACGCTGTCGATCCGCCTCTGAGCGTATACGCTCAGCCGTCTCAGCACCTTGTGAACGTAGCTCCTTGGCGACCCGCTCCCGCTCAGCCTCCATACGGGCATAAACCGAACTACTCACATCTTTGGGCAAATCAACACGCTTGATGCGTACATCAGCAATAGTAATTCCAAAAGCTTCGGCTTCCTTGTTAGCTCGCCGTTGCATCTGTTCCATGATCAAGGAACGCTCGCCAGAAATTACTTCCTGCACCGTACGCCGCCCGAATTCACTGCGCAGATCGGCCCGAATGATTTGAGAAAGCCGCAGGGCAGCGCGGCTCTCATCTCCGCCCATGGAGCGATAATACTGGGCTACATCCCCAATCCGCCACATCATAAAAGAGTCGACCAGAACGTTTTTCTTCTCAACGGTGAGATAGCGTTCAGTCTCTGCGTCGAGGGTAAGAATCCGGCCATCAAATTTACGTACTGAATTAAAAAATGGCACTTTAAAATGGAGACCAGGCTCGAAATCCGACCGCTCAATTTTACCCAACCACAGCAAGAGAGCCCGTTCCCGCTCACTGACAGTAAAAACACTTTGTGACCCAATAACAAGCAAGAGCGCCAGGAGACCGGCTAAAATACTAAAGCTTTTACTCATCATCGTCCCCTCCGACTCCGGCTATCATCATTGCTATTCTGGCGTCTCTGCTCCTCACTGGCCGAGGTTTCACTGTTAAAAGAAGATAACCGATCAAGAGAAATAAGACGCTGCTCCTTAGGATTTCCCTCGTTTACCATACGGTCCAGAGGAAGATAAAAGACATTAGTGCCCTCAGGTACGTCCACCAAAACTTTGCGGCTGCGCTCCATTACCGTTTCCATGGTTTCCAAATAAAGCCGTTTTTCAGTAATTTCCGGCGCATCTAGGTATTCTTTCAACACCTGCTCAAAGCGGGCTGTCTCACCTCCCGCAAGGGCAACAACTTCGCTTTTATAAGCTTCCGCCTCCTGGACCTTACGGAAAGCGGCACCACGTGCTCTAGGGATAATATCATTGGCGTACGCCTCGGCCTCGTTTCTTAGTCGTTGCTGATCTTCCCGCGCCTTAATGGCATCCGCAAAGGCCGCCTGCACTTGTTCTGGCGGTTGAGCATCTTGCATGTTGACACTGGTGATAATCAGCCCTGCATGGTATTGATCCAAAACCTGCTGCGCTAATTCCTCTGTACGAAGCACGATATCACTGCGCCCTTCGGTCAAAACAAAATCCATTTTACTTTTACCCACAGCCTCCCGAAGGGCGCTTTCGACCACTTGGCGTAGGTTAGTATCCGCATTACGCACATTAAATAAATAATTAGCCGCATCTTTAACTCGATATTGGACTGCAATCCGAACATCTACGATATTTTCGTCTTGGGTGAGCATCAGCGCCTCGGTTGGCACTGGTGACCCGGCTTGTCCTCTACCCGTAGAACGGTAGCCAATCTCGTAGCTTCGAATTTGCGCCACATCAACCAGCTCTACCTTCTCAATAGGATAAGGAATGTGCCAGTGAGGTCCTGGCTCAGTAGTAGCAACGTATTCGCCAAATCGCAATACCACTCCACGCTCAGCAGGAGCAACAATATAGATACCCGACAGTCCCCAAGCTACAGCAAGGACTAGCACTAATAGAGCTAATCCTAGAATGCTCCCCCCTCGGCCTAAAGTTGGGCGGCCACCACCGGGGCCTCCACCTCCCTTACCACCGAATAACCCACTAAGCTTGGCTTTTAGATTGCGGATAACTTCATCAAGATCCGGAGGACCTTGCCGGTCGCCGTCTTTGCCCCATTGATCCCCTTCTTTATTCCAAGGATCTTTATCTTTGTTCCCGTTCGGCTCATTCCAAGCCATTAATCTACCTACTCCAAATAGTTGGTGCAGACATCCATAACCACATGCCTGCAAGTTGTTTACAAGGAGAAATACTGACAATGATTTGACATTCTACAGGGACATAACTCTAGCCGGCAAGAGTTTCGCTACTGGTAAGCATGAATTTCTTGCTGCGGGTCCACGGACCTCTTCGCCGGAAAGTATTCAGCTAATGCTTGCCGCAATAATTCAAGCCCTTCACCGCTAGTTGCCGACAACCATACCCGATGAACACGGCCAGAAGCATCCCTTTCCAATCTCGGCTGGCAACCCTCTACTCGATCGATTTTATTATAAACTTCTAGCTGAGGCACTCCCTCTGCGCCTATCGTTTGAAGAACTTTATTCACTTGGGCGATAAGATCACAACGCCCTTCCGAAGAAGCATCGATCACATGGAGCAATAGGGCCGCATCACGAGTCTCCTCTAATGTAGAGCGAAAAGCCTCTACCAAATCATGGGGCAAATTACGGATGAAACCTACGGTATCAGCTAATATCAAAGGCTGAGTCAGTGCTAGCCGCAAACGCCGCAAAGTGGGATCCAAAGTCGCAA
This sequence is a window from Nitrosococcus oceani ATCC 19707. Protein-coding genes within it:
- the hflK gene encoding FtsH protease activity modulator HflK, encoding MAWNEPNGNKDKDPWNKEGDQWGKDGDRQGPPDLDEVIRNLKAKLSGLFGGKGGGGPGGGRPTLGRGGSILGLALLVLVLAVAWGLSGIYIVAPAERGVVLRFGEYVATTEPGPHWHIPYPIEKVELVDVAQIRSYEIGYRSTGRGQAGSPVPTEALMLTQDENIVDVRIAVQYRVKDAANYLFNVRNADTNLRQVVESALREAVGKSKMDFVLTEGRSDIVLRTEELAQQVLDQYHAGLIITSVNMQDAQPPEQVQAAFADAIKAREDQQRLRNEAEAYANDIIPRARGAAFRKVQEAEAYKSEVVALAGGETARFEQVLKEYLDAPEITEKRLYLETMETVMERSRKVLVDVPEGTNVFYLPLDRMVNEGNPKEQRLISLDRLSSFNSETSASEEQRRQNSNDDSRSRRGR
- a CDS encoding RT0821/Lpp0805 family surface protein — translated: MEIRPLAVVIAFSMFFGGCAGNIGNTGGKETIGTALGAAGGGLLGAQFGSGSGQLAATAAGTLLGALVGSKIGRTMDEVDRMKARQAMEHASYAPIGETITWNNPRSGHRGSVTPVRDGVSSSGNYCREFQQTVTIDGKSERLYGTACQQPDGRWKLL
- a CDS encoding adenylosuccinate synthase; this translates as MAKNVVVVGCQWGDEGKGKLVDLLTDRVGAVVRFQGGHNAGHTLVIKGKKTILHLVPSGILRNNVLCVIGNGVVLSPSALMEEIRMLEQEGVPAQERLKISPACPLVLPYHVALDQARETARGERAIGTTGRGIGPAYEDKVARRTLRVGDLSDENRFAANLAEIMDYHNFILRDYYQAEVVSYEQVLEQALEFKAKFSHLVTDVPMLLAKLRREGKNILFEGAQGAFLDIDHGTYPFVTSSNTTAGSAATGSGVGPHDLDCVVGITKAYATRVGHGPFPTELEDDTGAHLAQRGQEFGATTHRPRRCGWLDLVALRRAAIINSISSLCITKLDVLDGLKRLCLCVAYHYNEEQCSEMPLDSDALVRCKPIYMELLGWQESTVGITEYEQLPLAARLYLEKIEELSGVPIDIISTGADREQTIILRDPYGI
- a CDS encoding ATP phosphoribosyltransferase regulatory subunit, with the protein product MPITERWLLPEGVGELLPIEAEQMERARRVLIDLFHSWGYDLVVPPLIEYLESLLTGVGTDLELQTFKLTDQLTGRLMGVRADITPQVARIAAHCIQRKGVTRLCYIGSVLHTLSQGLGGTRNPIQVGAELYGHSGTESDLEVLRLALEALDVVGVKQVHLDLGHVGIFRDLVLQANLSPEEEYGLFNILQRKARDEIDTMLRNRDVGPQLRHMFMALTSLNGGREVLDEAEQVLAGSGVEQALTTLKEVATLTDKYLPRVPMHFDLGELRGYRYHTGLVFAAYIPGRGQAVAQGGRYDDIGQVFGRAQPATGFSMDLKELVTLGSSTTTTRLGIFAPWSEAPGFEREVARLRQQGERVVYGFPDTVSNYDELGCDRELVLKAKQWQIIEIRKLGRG
- the hflC gene encoding protease modulator HflC, whose amino-acid sequence is MMSKSFSILAGLLALLLVIGSQSVFTVSERERALLLWLGKIERSDFEPGLHFKVPFFNSVRKFDGRILTLDAETERYLTVEKKNVLVDSFMMWRIGDVAQYYRSMGGDESRAALRLSQIIRADLRSEFGRRTVQEVISGERSLIMEQMQRRANKEAEAFGITIADVRIKRVDLPKDVSSSVYARMEAERERVAKELRSQGAETAERIRSEADRQRTIILANAQKEAENIRGAGDAIATDIYAETFDQDPEFYALYRSLAAYQKVFSQESLLLLEPKGEFFRFFNPKLGLEEAESNSGLATPEPE